One region of Trichosurus vulpecula isolate mTriVul1 chromosome 1, mTriVul1.pri, whole genome shotgun sequence genomic DNA includes:
- the QTRT1 gene encoding queuine tRNA-ribosyltransferase catalytic subunit 1: protein MAAPREPQSTRCPEPMATVTASAAGPGTRAPAALALRVVAECGRSKARACELRLPHGTVATPVFMPVGTQGTMKGVTAAQLDSLGCRICLGNTYHLGMRPGPELIQKAGGLHGFMNWNQNLLTDSGGFQMVSLLALSEVTEEGVRFRSPYDGAEILLSPEKSVEIQNALGSDIMMQLDDVVSSTLTGSRVAEAMHRSIRWLDRCIAANRRPDQQNLFAIIQGGLDPVLRSKCLEEMTKRDVPGFAIGGLSGGESKEQFWKMVTLSTDRLPREKPRYLMGVGYATDLVVCVALGCDMFDCVFPTRTARFGSALVPTGNLQLKKKQFAKDFRPIDEACTCPTCQRYTRAFLHALLHSNNTAALHHVTVHNIAYQLRLMDAIRTSIVEHRFPDFVRDFMKTMYGELGRCPAWVVEALESVGIPLN from the exons ATGGCGGCTCCCAGGGAGCCCCAGTCCACGAGGTGTCCAGAACCGATGGCCACAGTAACTGCTTCTGCAGCCGGCCCAGGGACTCGGGCCCCGGCAGCCTTAGCCCTGCGGGTGGTGGCCGAGTGCGGCCGCAGCAAGGCGCGGGCATGCGAGCTGCGCCTGCCGCACGGCACCGTAGCCACGCCGGTGTTTATGCCCGTGGGGACGCAAGGGACCATGAAGGGAGTCACGGCTGCGCAGCTGGATAGCCTGGGCTGCCGCATCTGTCTGGGCAACACGTACCACCTGGGCATGAGGCCG GGTCCTGAGCTCATACAGAAGGCAGGTGGGCTGCATGGCTTTATGAACTGGAACCAAAACCTGCTCACG GACAGTGGTGGCTTCCAAATGGTGTCACTGCTGGCGCTGTCCGAGGTGACCGAGGAAGGAGTGCGATTCCGTTCCCCATACGATGGTGCCGAGATCCTGCTGAGCCCAGAGAAGTCAGTGGAGATTCAGAATGCGCTGG GCTCAGACATCATGATGCAGCTGGACGATGTGGTTAGCAGCACTCTGACGGGCTCTCGAGTGGCTGAAGCCATGCACAG GTCCATCCGCTGGCTAGACCGATGCATCGCGGCCAATCGACGACCCGACCAACAAAACCTATTTGCCATCATCCAGGGTGGCCTGGACCCTGTTTTGCGGAGCAAGTGCCTTGAAG AGATGACCAAGAGGGATGTGCCAGGCTTTGCCATAGGGGGACTGAGTGGAGGCGAGAGTAAAGAGCAATTCTGGAAGATGGTGACACTGAGCACAGACCGGCTGCCTCGGGAGAAGCCGCGCTATCTTATGGGCGTTGG CTATGCTACTGATCTGGTGGTCTGTGTTGCCCTGGGCTGTGACATGTTTGACTGTGTCTTCCCCACACGCACTGCG CGCTTTGGGTCTGCGCTTGTTCCCACGGGGAACCTCCAGCTGAAGAAGAAGCAGTTTGCCAAGGATTTCCGGCCCATTGATGAGGCTTGTACATGCCCTACCTGTCAGAG GTACACCCGGGCCTTCCTCCATGCTTTACTACACAGCAACAACACAGCTGCCTTGCATCACGTCACCGTGCACAACATCGCCTACCAG CTGCGGCTGATGGATGCCATCCGGACGAGCATTGTGGAGCACCGTTTCCCTGACTTTGTTCGGGACTTCATGAAGACCATGTATGGAGAGCTTGGACGCTGCCCAGCCTGGGTTGTggaggccctggagtcagttgGCATCCCTTTAAATTGA